The sequence AGGGAGAACGCCGCGACCAGCGCGAACGCCGTCCGGTAGCCGAGGTGCTGCGAGATCAGGCTGCCGAGCGGGACGCCGAAGATGAGCGCGACCGTGAGGCCGCCGAACACCAGCGCGACGGCGCGGCCGCGGCGTTCGGGACTGCTGAGCTCGGCCGCCACCGCGCTCGCCGCCGGCGTGAACACCGCCGCGCCGATCGCGGTCACCACCCGGGCCACCAGGAGGGAGCCGTAGCCGGGCGCGAGCGCCGCGAACAGGTTGCCGGCGGCGGTGACGACGAGGGCGGCGACCAGCAGCGTGCGGCGCTCCCAGGTGCCGGTGGCGGCGGCGAAGATCGGCGACCCGATCGCGTACGCGATGGCGAAGGCCGTCACGAGCTGGGCGGCGGCCGTGGCCGAGACGTGCAGCTCGCCGGTCAGCGCGGGCAGCAGCCCGGCGACGATGTAGCCGCTGGTCCCGACGCCGAACGCGCCGAAAGCGAGGACCGAGATCCTCGAGGACGTGGGTGTGGACATGGCGGAGGCCCCCAAGCGAAGCAGGGATTGGTTCGACGAACGTCGTAGTTCGACAGTCACCGTACTACGAGGCTGCCGCAATTTCGACAGGCGTCGTACAATGGGCGCATGGCCAAGACCGCCGCGCTGCCGCCGATCGTCCACCCCGCGCTGGACGAGATCACCGTCGAAGGCGTGCTCCGCGCCCTCGCCGACCCGGTGCGACTGGACATCGTCCGCCAGCTCGCGGCGGCGGACCACGAGATCGCGTGCGGCGGGCTGACCGTGCCGGTGACCAAGTCCACACTCACCCACCACCTGAGCATCCTGCGCCACGCCGGGGTCGTGGCCGGCCGCCAGGAAGGCACCACGCGGTTCAACGCGTTGCGCCGCAACGACCTGAACACCCTGTTCCCGGGCCTGCTCGACGGGGTTCTGGCCGCTCCGCGCTGATCACCGGCGTTACGGTGTGGATCGTCACCCGATATCGGGATGACAACCGCCCCCTTCGCTTGTTGGACTGTCCGTAGGCAGCTCACGGCGCTGGGGCCGAACGGCTGTCTTTCTTTTTGCCCCCTGACTGAACCGATCCAGAGATCGGCCAAGCAATCGATTTCTCACCCTGGAAGGAGTGCCGTGCCCGTCGCGCTGCTCGCGCTCGCCATCGGAGCTTTCGGCATCGGGACCACCGAGTTCGTCATGATGGGCGTGCTGCCCCAGGCGGCCGCCGACTTCGGCGTCGACATCCCGACCGCCGGCTACCTCATCTCCGGTTACGCCCTCGGCGTCGTCGTCGGCGCCCCGCTGCTCACCGCGGCCGCCGTCCGGTTGCCGCGCAAGACCATGCTGCTGGCCATGATGGGCCTGTTCACGCTGGGCAACGCCCTCTTCGCGCTCTCCCCCAACCAGGAGTTCGGCGTCGCGTTCCGGTTCCTCGCCGGCCTGCCGCACGGCGCGTTCTTCGGCGCCGGCGCGGTCGTCGCCTCCAGCCTCGTCGGGCCGGGGCAGCGCGCCAAGGCCGTGTCGATGATGTTCCTCGGCCTGACCCTGGCGAACGTCATCGGCGTGCCGCTCGGCACGCTGCTGGGCCAGCAGGTCGGCTGGCGCGCCACCTTCGGCGTCGTCGCCGTGATCGGGCTGGCCGCCATCGCGGCGATCGCCAAGCTGGTGCCGCACCAGGGCAAGCCCGCCGACGCGTCGCTGCGCGGCGAGCTCGGCGCGTTCAAGCGGCCGCAGGTGCACCTCGCGCTGGCGATCGTCACGTTCGGCCTCGGCGGCGTGTTCGCGTGCCTGTCCTACATCACGCCGATGCTGACCGACGTCGCCGGCTACTCGCCGTCGAACGTCACGCTGCTGCTGTCGCTGGCCGGCGTCGGCATGACGATCGGGAACCTGCTCGGCGGCCGCCTGGCCGACCGCGCGCTGATGCCGGGCCTGTACGCCGCGCTGCTGTCGCTGGCCTGCGTACTGGGCATCTTCACGATCACCGCGCAGGGCAAGGTCGGCGCCGCGATCACGATCTTCTTCGTCGGCGTCGCCGGGTTCATGATCGGCCCGATGATGCAGGCGCGGATCATGGAGAAGGCGGGCGGCACACCGTCCCTGGTGTCGGCCGCCGTCCAGTCCGCGTTCAACATCGCCAACTCGATCGGTGCGTACCTGGGTGGCCTGGTGATCGCGGGCGGCCTCGGCCTGGTCGCCCCGAACTGGGTCGGCGCTTTGCTGGCGGTCTTCGGCCTGTCCTTGGCGATCGTCTCGGGCACTTTGGACCGCCGCGAGGCGAAGGCCGAACGCCGTGAACTCGTGATGGCGTCCTAAGAAGACGCGAACGGGCCGCCGATGATCGTCAAGGCCACGTACAGCACCGCGGCCGCCAGGCCGGTGTAGGTCACGACGTCCACGACGCGGCCGCGGATCGCGAGCAGGCCCGCCCTCGCGGCCGGGAGCACCGCACGCATGACCCCGGCGAGGAGGAGCGCGACGCCGATCAGCGCCGCGCCCTCCCGCCAGTGGTACTGGACGATCCGCAGCGTGGCGACGGCGGCCACCAGCAGCACCAGCGCGAACGGCAGCTGCGTGAAACGGGCTTTCCCGCCCCGGCGGTCCCCGACGTCCCGCCGGTCTTCAGTCATCGTCATCGGCCCAGGAGCGAGCGCTCCGCCGCTTCGACGACGTTGCTGACGAGCATCGCCCGGGTCATCGGGCCGACGCCGCCGGGGTTCGGCGAGAGCCAGCCGGCCACCTCGGCCACGTCCGGGTGAACATCGCCGGTGAGCTTGCCGTCCACGTGGGACACGCCGACGTCGAGCACCGCGGCACCCGGCGCGACCATGTCCGCCGTGATGATCCCGGGCACCCCGGCCGCGGCGATCACGATGTCGGCGCGGCGGACCTCGGCGGCGAGGTCGCGGGTGCCGGTGTGGCAAAGGGTGACAGTGGCGTTCTCGCTGCGGCGGGTCAGCAACAGGCCCAGCGTGCGGCCGACGGTGATGCCGCGGCCGACCACGGTGACCTGGGCGCCGTTCAGCTCGACGCCGTGGCGCTTGAGCAGCTCGATGATCCCGTACGGCGTGCACGGCAGCGCCCCGCGCTGGCCCAGCACGAGCCGGCCGAGGCTGACCGGCGCGAGGCCGTCGGCGTCCTTCTCCGGGTCGATGCGCTCGAGCACGCGGTTCGCGTCGAGGTGCTTCGGCAGCGGCAGCTGGACGATGTAGCCGTGGCACGCCGGGTCGGCGTTCAGCTCGTCGATGACGGCTTCGAGCTTCTCCTGGGTGACGTCCGCGGGCAGGTCGCGGCGGATCGAGTTGATCCCGATCTTGCCGCTGTCGGCGTGCTTCATCCGCACGTACGAGTGCGACCCCGGGTCGTCGCCGACCAGGACGGTGCCGAGGCCCGGCGTCACCCCTTTCTCGGCCAGAGCCGCGACGCGGGGCGCGAGCTCCGCGAAAATGGCGTTCTTGGTGGCTTTGCCGTCGAGAATCTTCGCCGTCACGCCGCCCATTCTGGCAAAGCGACCCCCGCGCGTCGCTTCCAGGCGCGGGTGGTCGCTGCCCGTAGACTGGCCACTACCCCACACGGTCCATTCGCGACGCTCGCCGCGATCAAGCTGTGATCTACCGCACTTCGCATCACGCGAGGTCAGACCGGGTACCACCGGGTCGTCGAGCGGCAAAACCCACATGCGGGGTGCACACGCGCGCGCGAACAGTCAAAATGTCCCCGTGGCACAACCGACGACGCAGCTGAACGCGACCGAGCAGGACACCCTGGTCAAGCAGATCGGACTTGCCCTGCTGCGTGCCGCCCCGCGCGACTGGCGCAAGGTCACCGCGGAGTACCGAGCCGTCGGGAGGTACCACGAGCTGACCGGCGAGATCGTCACCGAAGACGGGACGGTCCACGAGTGGCTCGCCACCCACGACATCGCCACGCTCTTCGGCAGGCTCCGCGGTGGCATGTACCGCGACGGCCGCGGCACCTGGTTCAACGCGCGGTACCAGCTCGACCACCCCTCGAGCTACAACCTCGAGTACAACCGCGACGAACCCGTGTGGAACCTCGCGCCGCCGCCGCAGGCCTACTCCGACGAGCTGCGGATGTTCCCGCGCACCGAGGACAACGTGCCCGAGTGGCTGATCCGGCGGATGTCCGGGCTCGGCCCGGAGCAGCCGGGGCCGCACTTCCGGATCGCCCGGATCTTCGACACCGTCGGCCCGGCCGGCCGTCCCGTCATCAACCGGCCCGACCTCGAGGTCGACGAGCAGGACCGGCTGCTGGAGTACCTCGAGCGCGCGCCGCTGGTGGTGCCCGAGCGCGGGTACGACATCGACCGGCTGGCCGCGACGCCGGAGGCGACCGTCCCGGTCGCCTTCCACAGCGACGGCCAGTGGATCTGGCCCGCCGCCGTCAACTTCTACCTGCACAAGTACGGCGTTTCGCCCGAACCGGACCTCGTGGAGCACGTCCGCGCGGTCGGGTTCAAGCTGCCGCCGGTCGACGAGCCGACGCTGCAGGCCGCGGCGGGTTACCTCACGCGGGGGAACCAGCCGCCGCCCCCGCCGCGCCCGGCCGGACCGCCGCCGCACCAGGGGCCGCCGCCGCAAGGACCGCCGCCGCAGCAGCAGGCTCCTGCGGGCCCGCCGCCCGCCGCCGCCGTCGCGCCGCCGGTCGTCCCGCCGCAGCCGCCCGCGCCGGTGGAGGCTCCGCCCGCGGCGCACGCGCCGGTGGAGCCGGAAGCCCCGGCCGAGGAGCACGAGTACGCCGAAGAGGGTCAGTACGCCGAAGACGGCTACGACGACCAGGAGTTCGACGACCGCTTCGCCGAGGACGACCAGTACGGCGAAGAGGACTACGACCAGCAGGCCGAGCACGCCGCCGGGACGAACGGCTCGTCGCCGGAGCCGGGCCGGGTGCCCGACCTCGACGAGACCGCGGAGTACGTGCCCGACCAGCCGATCGGGCACGAGCAGGAGCCGCGGGACGGCGAGCACGCCGCGTTCCGGCCCGCTGAGGCCGCCCAGGACGAGGCCGGGCACGCGTTCGACGCCGGCCCGGCGCCCCGGCACGACGAGGAGGCGCACGCCGCCTTCCAGCCGCCGCGGCACGACGCCGAGCCCGCGGGCTTCGAGCCGCGCCATGACGACGAGGCCGCGCACGCCTTCACGCCGGGCCAGGCGCGGCACGAGGACGAGCCGCCGTTCCGGTCCGGCCACGACGACGAAGCCGCGCACGCCTTCCAGGAGTCCGCGTTCCAGCCCCACGACGAGGACCAGCCGCGGCACGACGAGGAACCGGCCCACGCCTTCGCGCCGGGCCAGGGCCGGCACGAGGACGAGCCCGCGCACTCCTTCCAGCCCGGTCAGCCGCCGCGGCGGGAGGAGCAGTCCGCGTTCGACCCGGGCCCGCCGACCATGATCACCCAGCCCGAGATCCCCGGCGTCCTGCCGGTGCCGGAGCCGCCGGCACCGCAGCCCGCCGCCCAGGCGGAGCCGCCCGCGCCGGCCCCCCGGTCCGGTCGCCGGGCGCTGCGCCGGGAGACCCCGGACCACCCGGTGCTCGCCGGGCTGCAGGCCAAGCTCGACGAGCTCGACGTGCCCGAAAGCGGCTACAAGCTGGGCGAGCCCGCCGAGCACGGCTGGAGCGTCGAACAGGTCGACGACGGCTGGCGCGTCGGCTGGTACGACGGCAAGCTCAGCAACCCCGCGGTGTTCGGCGACGCCGAGGACGCGGCCGCGTTCATGCTCGGCAAGCTGCTGCTCAACCCCGAGGGCCACGTGCCGGCCGAGGAGCCGCCCGCGCCGGAGCCCGAACCGGAACCCGAGCCCGAGCCGGAACCGGCGCCGCAGCGGGTCGTCGCGACGCTGTCGCCCGAGGTCGCGACCGGCTCGTACCCGGTCCGCAAGCCCGAGCCGGTGCCGCCGCAGGAGCAGACGGCGTTCACCAGCGCCGAGGAGCTGTTCGGCGACCTCGAAGACGACGAGCCGCCGGCCCCGCCGCGCCAGCCGGTCCCGCCCGCGCCGGTCCCGGCCGGGCCGCCGCCGGTGGCGCAGCAGCAGGTCGCGCCGCCGCCCGCGCCGCCGCGGCGTGAACCGCCGTCGGCGCCGACCGTGCTGGCCCCGGTGCCGCCGGGCGTCCCGCCGGTCCAGCCCCCGGCCGCGCCGCCGGTGCCGCCGCGTCCGGAACCCGCTCGCCCGGCCGTCAACGGCGCGGGTGGCGGTGGCCAGCAGCAGTGGCCGATCGGGCCGATGGCCGGCGAGCCGCCGCTGACGCTGTTCCGCGGCAAGGAACTGCGCGAGCTGCCCGCGGGCAGCGAGCTGGACCGCTTCGGCGGCCCGACCGGCAACCTGACGTACGCGGCGGGCACGCCGTTCGCCGAGCGGTCGCTGGTGCCGGAGTGGGTCAACCGGCCGTACCACGTCTACCGCGTGCAGCGGCCGCTGGAGACGCTCGCCGGCGTCGCGATCCCGTGGTTCAACCAGCCCGGCGGCGGGTCGGCGTACCTGCTGCCGGCGTCGATCGAGGAGCTCCTCGCCGAGGGCGACCTGATCGAACTCGACCCGGGCGAACCGCCCGTCGACTGACGTTCACCCCGGAAACCGGCGGCTCCGGCCGCCGGTTTCCGCGTGTTCAGCGGATGACGAGCCCGTGGGCGGCGGCGAAGGCCAACGCCGTCTCGACGTCCACTTCGGCACCCCGCAGGTCGGCCTGGACGAGCGCGTTCGCGTCGAGGCGCGCGCCGCGCAGGTCGGCGCCGTCGAACTTCGCGCCATGTAGCCGGGCTCCGGTCAGGTCGCTGTCGCGGAGGTCGGCGCCGGAGAGGTCGGCATCGGTCAGGTTGGCCTCGCGCAGCCGCAGCCCGGACAGGCCCAGCTTGCGCAGCCGCGCCTTCGCGAGCGACGCCAGCGAAAGGTCGCATTCGGTCAGCGCGATCCCGCCGAACCCGCAGTCGGTGAACGAGGTGCCCAACAGCGAGCACGACGTCCAGCGGCTTTCGGCGAGCACCGTCCGCTCGAAGGTGCACGAGCGGAACGCCGACGCGTCGTGGCGCGAGCGCGACAGGTCGGCCCGGTCGAACACGCAGTCGTCGAAGGTGCAGCCGCGGGTCCGCAGCCCGCTGAGGTCGGCCCCGGTGAAGTCGCAGCCGGTGAACCGACGCTTTTCCCACCACTGCCCCGACAACACCGCTTCGCGGTAGTCCTCCCCGGTCTCCAGCACGGGCCCAGGGTTTCACACGCGCCCGCCGTCAGGGCTGCGCACCCTGGACGTACGCCATCGCCTCGATGTGCTCCGGCAGCCGCGCGCGACGCGCCATCTCGGCTTCGTCGAGGTCCTCGAGCCGGGTCTGGATCCACCACAGGTTGCCGAACGGATCGCGGACGCGGCCGACGCGGTCGCCGAAGAACAGCACCGTCTGGCGCGTCACCTCGGTGGCGCCCGCGGCGATGGCGCGGCGCTGGGTTTCTTCGCTGTCGGGCACGTAGAGCCGAAGGAAAGCCGGGGTCTCGGCCCAGCCGGCGGGTGCGTCGAACGCCATCACGACAGCGTCGCCGATGCGGACCTCGGCGTGCCCGATCTTCCCGTCGTCGCCGACGACCCGGCCGAGTTCCTCTGCGTCGAAGGCCCGCTTCAGGAAGTCGAGCAGCGCGGCGGTGTCGCGGCCGATGATCCACGGGGTGACGGTCGTGTAGCCGGCGGGAACGGGGCTGGCCATGGTTTTCCTCCTCGGTCGGGTGCCGGGCACGCTAGTGCCGAAATAGGACAGTTCCCGGCCGCTGCATACTGGGGTCCATGGGAGTTCCCCTGCGGCCGCTGGCGGTGGCCGGGGCGCGGTCGGTCTATCGCGAAGTCGCCCCGCCGCCCGCGCTCGCCGACGTGCTGGCCTGCGGGTGGCACGGGCGCACCGGCTGGGCGCGGCCGCTGCGCGTCCTGCCGGACGGTTGCGCGGACCTGGTCTGGGACGGCGCCGCGCTCACGGTCGTCGGCACCGTCGGCGTCCCGCTGCGGTTGTGGCTCCCGGCGGCCGAAACCCGCGTCGGCGTCCGGCTGCGCTGCGGTGCCGCCGCGGCGGTCCTCGGCACGCCGATGCCGGAGCTGCCCGCGGGCGCGACCAGGCTGAGCGACCTCTGGGGCGCGCAGGCCCGGCGTGCCGAAGACGCCCTCGCCGCCACCGCCGATCCGGTGGCGCGGCGGCGAATCCTCGAAGCGCTCGTCGCCGGCCGGGGCGTGACGCCGGATCGCCGGGTGCTGGCCGCGATCCACGCGCTGGGGCGTCCCGAGGCGCGGGCCGCCGACGTCGCCGACGAGGTGGGCGTGAGCGAACGCGCACTGCGGCGGCACCTCGTGCACGCGGTCGGCGCCGGGCCGAAGCAGGTGCACCGGATCCGGCGGTTCCAGCGCTTCCTGCGCCGGCTCGAACCCTTGGTGGCCCGGCGGACGTCGCTGGCGGGCGTGGCGGCGGACCTCGGGTACGCCGACCAGTCCCACCTCGGCCGCGACTGCCGCCGTCTGTCGGGTTCTTCGCCCGCGGCGCTCGTCCGGGTGGCCGAAAAGTTCCAGACGACCGCCGCGTCGCCGGGCCAGGATCCGGGGCATGGCTTTCCAGGTGACCATTCCCGTGCGCTGTGACGACATCGACGCCAACGGCCACGTCCGCGGCCCGGCCTACCTGGCGTACGCCGATCACGCGCGCTGGTCGTGCGTGCAGGCCGCGGGGATCGACCTGGCGGAGCTGGCCGCGCGCCGGATCGGCCCGGTCAACCTGGAGACGACGATGCGGTTCCACCACGAACTCGTCCCTGGCGGCGAGGTGACGGTCAGCTGCTCGTTCCAGTGGGGCGCGGGGAAGACTTCGCGGGTGACGCAGGAGTTCCATGTCCCGGACGGCACTTTGGTGGCTTCGGTGTCGTCGGTGTCGGGCCTGCTCGACCTCGACCGGCGACGGCTGGTCAGCGACCCGGCGGCGCACTGGCGGGAGCTGGCCGCGCGACCGGAACTGCTCGGGCTGGCCCCGAAAACCGGGTGATCTTCGCCGCGTCGGTCACTACGGTGGCGGCGTGCCCGACCACGACTACGTCGACCCCGGCCTCGCAGCGCTCTACGACGCTTTCAACCCGCGCGAAATCTCCGGCGACTTCGAGTTCTACCTGCCGATGATCATGGCGGCGAACTCGGTGCTGGACGTCGGCTGCGGCACCGGGTCGCTGCTGCACTGGGCTCGCGAATCCGGGCACCAGGGGCGCCTGGTCGGCCTCGACCCGGCCGAGGCCATGCTCGCGCAAGCCCGGCGCCGCGATGACGTCGAGTGGGTACTGGGCGATTTGTCGACCGCTACTTGGGACAGCGAGTTCGACTTCGCCGTGATGACCGGCCACGCGTTCCAGGTCCTGTTGACCGATGACGAGCTGCGCACGGCCTTCGCGGCGATCCGGCGCGCACTGAAGCCCGGTGGCCGCTTCGGGTTCGACACCCGCGACCCGGCGGCTCGCGGCTGGGAGCGGTGGACGTCCGCCCACGTGTCCGAAGTGGTCACGGCCGACGGGATCACGGTCCGGTCGTGGAACGAGGCGGGGCCGTTCGAGAACGGGTACGTCAGCTTCACGACGACGTACGAGAGCCCGGCCTGGGACGCGCCGCAGTACAGCGAAAGCACGTTGCGGTTCCTCGACGTCCCGTCGCTGGGCGAGTTCATCGCGGAAGCCGGGCTGGTGGTCGACGAGCAGTACGGCCACTGGGACCGCCGCCCGGCCGGTCCGGAGATCATCACCATCGTCCGGCGGCCCTGACTCACCGGAAGTCGCGGGACTTCGCCTTGATCCGCATCTGCAGTGGCTCGACGCGGTCGGCGAGGACGCTCACCACGCCGTCGGCCTTCTCCACCACGCCGCGGATCAGGAGCGCCGGGCTGCTGCGCGCCACGCGGTGGTAGCGCTGCCACAGGCCGAGCGTGCAGATCACGTTCACCATCCCCGTTTCGTCTTCGATGTTGAGGAAGGTGACCCCGGCCGCGGTCGCCGGGCGCTGGCGGTGGGTCACCGCGCCGCCGATCAGGACGCGGGCGCCGTCGTCGAGGGCCGCCAGGCCGCTCGCCGGGACGACGCCCAGCTCGTCGAGGTGGTCGCGGATGAACTCGGTCGGGTAGCTGTCCGGGGACACGCCCGTCGCCCAGACGTCGGCCGCCGCGAGGTCGAGGCCGTCCATGCCCGGCAGCACCGGTGCCCGCCCGCCGACCAGCCCGGGCAGCTTCTCCGGCCGTTCGCCGGCGACCGCGCCCGCGGTCCACAGCGCCTGGCGGCGGTCGACGCCGAAGCCCGCGAACGCGCCGGCCGTGGCCAGTGCCTCGATCTGCGGGGTGGTCAGCCGGACGCGACGGGCGACGTCGGCCAGGTCGCGGTAGTCGCCGTTTTCCTTGCGCTCGGCCACAATCCGCTTCGCGACGTCTTCGCCGATCTTCCGCACGGTGCTCAGCCCGGTCCGCACCGCGTGCAGCTTTCCCTTTTCCGGCAACGGTTCCAGCGTCGCGTGCGGCAGACTGCGGTTGATGTCCGGGCCGTGCACGGTGACGCCGTGGCGCCGCGCGTCGGCGACCAGCGACTGCGGCGAGTAGAACCCCATCGGCTGCGCGCGCAGCAGGCCGGCCAGGAACGCGTCCGGGTGGTAGTACTTGAAGTAGGCGCTGGAAAACACCAGGTGCGCGAAGCTCAGCGCGTGGCTCTCCGGGAAGCCGAAGTTCGCGAACGCCTTGAGCTTCAGGAAGATCTTCTGCGCCAGCTCGTCGTCGACCCCGTTCGCGGCGGCGCCTTCGAGGAACCGCTGCCGCAGCCGGTCCATCTTGCGGTCCGAGCGCTTCGAGCCCATCGCGTGCCGCAGCTGGTCGGCCTCCGCCGCGGTGAAGTTCGCGACGTCGAGCGCGATCTGCATCATCTGCTCCTGGAACAGCGGCACGCCCTTGGTCTTGTGCAGTGCCTTCTCCAGCAGCGGGTGGTCGTAGCTCCACTCCTCTCGCCCCTGCTTGCGGCGGATGTACGGGTGCACCGAGCCGCCCTGGATCGGGCCGGG is a genomic window of Amycolatopsis lexingtonensis containing:
- a CDS encoding ArsR/SmtB family transcription factor, which produces MAKTAALPPIVHPALDEITVEGVLRALADPVRLDIVRQLAAADHEIACGGLTVPVTKSTLTHHLSILRHAGVVAGRQEGTTRFNALRRNDLNTLFPGLLDGVLAAPR
- a CDS encoding MFS transporter, whose translation is MPVALLALAIGAFGIGTTEFVMMGVLPQAAADFGVDIPTAGYLISGYALGVVVGAPLLTAAAVRLPRKTMLLAMMGLFTLGNALFALSPNQEFGVAFRFLAGLPHGAFFGAGAVVASSLVGPGQRAKAVSMMFLGLTLANVIGVPLGTLLGQQVGWRATFGVVAVIGLAAIAAIAKLVPHQGKPADASLRGELGAFKRPQVHLALAIVTFGLGGVFACLSYITPMLTDVAGYSPSNVTLLLSLAGVGMTIGNLLGGRLADRALMPGLYAALLSLACVLGIFTITAQGKVGAAITIFFVGVAGFMIGPMMQARIMEKAGGTPSLVSAAVQSAFNIANSIGAYLGGLVIAGGLGLVAPNWVGALLAVFGLSLAIVSGTLDRREAKAERRELVMAS
- a CDS encoding pentapeptide repeat-containing protein, which encodes MLETGEDYREAVLSGQWWEKRRFTGCDFTGADLSGLRTRGCTFDDCVFDRADLSRSRHDASAFRSCTFERTVLAESRWTSCSLLGTSFTDCGFGGIALTECDLSLASLAKARLRKLGLSGLRLREANLTDADLSGADLRDSDLTGARLHGAKFDGADLRGARLDANALVQADLRGAEVDVETALAFAAAHGLVIR
- a CDS encoding DUF3017 domain-containing protein, whose product is MTMTEDRRDVGDRRGGKARFTQLPFALVLLVAAVATLRIVQYHWREGAALIGVALLLAGVMRAVLPAARAGLLAIRGRVVDVVTYTGLAAAVLYVALTIIGGPFASS
- a CDS encoding TNT domain-containing protein — its product is MRGAHARANSQNVPVAQPTTQLNATEQDTLVKQIGLALLRAAPRDWRKVTAEYRAVGRYHELTGEIVTEDGTVHEWLATHDIATLFGRLRGGMYRDGRGTWFNARYQLDHPSSYNLEYNRDEPVWNLAPPPQAYSDELRMFPRTEDNVPEWLIRRMSGLGPEQPGPHFRIARIFDTVGPAGRPVINRPDLEVDEQDRLLEYLERAPLVVPERGYDIDRLAATPEATVPVAFHSDGQWIWPAAVNFYLHKYGVSPEPDLVEHVRAVGFKLPPVDEPTLQAAAGYLTRGNQPPPPPRPAGPPPHQGPPPQGPPPQQQAPAGPPPAAAVAPPVVPPQPPAPVEAPPAAHAPVEPEAPAEEHEYAEEGQYAEDGYDDQEFDDRFAEDDQYGEEDYDQQAEHAAGTNGSSPEPGRVPDLDETAEYVPDQPIGHEQEPRDGEHAAFRPAEAAQDEAGHAFDAGPAPRHDEEAHAAFQPPRHDAEPAGFEPRHDDEAAHAFTPGQARHEDEPPFRSGHDDEAAHAFQESAFQPHDEDQPRHDEEPAHAFAPGQGRHEDEPAHSFQPGQPPRREEQSAFDPGPPTMITQPEIPGVLPVPEPPAPQPAAQAEPPAPAPRSGRRALRRETPDHPVLAGLQAKLDELDVPESGYKLGEPAEHGWSVEQVDDGWRVGWYDGKLSNPAVFGDAEDAAAFMLGKLLLNPEGHVPAEEPPAPEPEPEPEPEPEPAPQRVVATLSPEVATGSYPVRKPEPVPPQEQTAFTSAEELFGDLEDDEPPAPPRQPVPPAPVPAGPPPVAQQQVAPPPAPPRREPPSAPTVLAPVPPGVPPVQPPAAPPVPPRPEPARPAVNGAGGGGQQQWPIGPMAGEPPLTLFRGKELRELPAGSELDRFGGPTGNLTYAAGTPFAERSLVPEWVNRPYHVYRVQRPLETLAGVAIPWFNQPGGGSAYLLPASIEELLAEGDLIELDPGEPPVD
- a CDS encoding helix-turn-helix domain-containing protein, producing MGVPLRPLAVAGARSVYREVAPPPALADVLACGWHGRTGWARPLRVLPDGCADLVWDGAALTVVGTVGVPLRLWLPAAETRVGVRLRCGAAAAVLGTPMPELPAGATRLSDLWGAQARRAEDALAATADPVARRRILEALVAGRGVTPDRRVLAAIHALGRPEARAADVADEVGVSERALRRHLVHAVGAGPKQVHRIRRFQRFLRRLEPLVARRTSLAGVAADLGYADQSHLGRDCRRLSGSSPAALVRVAEKFQTTAASPGQDPGHGFPGDHSRAL
- a CDS encoding bifunctional methylenetetrahydrofolate dehydrogenase/methenyltetrahydrofolate cyclohydrolase, with the translated sequence MTAKILDGKATKNAIFAELAPRVAALAEKGVTPGLGTVLVGDDPGSHSYVRMKHADSGKIGINSIRRDLPADVTQEKLEAVIDELNADPACHGYIVQLPLPKHLDANRVLERIDPEKDADGLAPVSLGRLVLGQRGALPCTPYGIIELLKRHGVELNGAQVTVVGRGITVGRTLGLLLTRRSENATVTLCHTGTRDLAAEVRRADIVIAAAGVPGIITADMVAPGAAVLDVGVSHVDGKLTGDVHPDVAEVAGWLSPNPGGVGPMTRAMLVSNVVEAAERSLLGR
- a CDS encoding class I SAM-dependent methyltransferase encodes the protein MPDHDYVDPGLAALYDAFNPREISGDFEFYLPMIMAANSVLDVGCGTGSLLHWARESGHQGRLVGLDPAEAMLAQARRRDDVEWVLGDLSTATWDSEFDFAVMTGHAFQVLLTDDELRTAFAAIRRALKPGGRFGFDTRDPAARGWERWTSAHVSEVVTADGITVRSWNEAGPFENGYVSFTTTYESPAWDAPQYSESTLRFLDVPSLGEFIAEAGLVVDEQYGHWDRRPAGPEIITIVRRP
- a CDS encoding acyl-CoA thioesterase; its protein translation is MAFQVTIPVRCDDIDANGHVRGPAYLAYADHARWSCVQAAGIDLAELAARRIGPVNLETTMRFHHELVPGGEVTVSCSFQWGAGKTSRVTQEFHVPDGTLVASVSSVSGLLDLDRRRLVSDPAAHWRELAARPELLGLAPKTG
- a CDS encoding VOC family protein, producing MASPVPAGYTTVTPWIIGRDTAALLDFLKRAFDAEELGRVVGDDGKIGHAEVRIGDAVVMAFDAPAGWAETPAFLRLYVPDSEETQRRAIAAGATEVTRQTVLFFGDRVGRVRDPFGNLWWIQTRLEDLDEAEMARRARLPEHIEAMAYVQGAQP